The window TACACCAGATGCCTCACTAAATATTCCATATTTATATTCACTAAATTAATCATCACaagaacacaatgaaatattattactattacaaaatattattattattactgtcaACTTACAGTTTATACAACTGCAGAATTCAGTTCAAAGAGGCTAAGTAGCATGTTTAAAGTTTGACAATAAGTGGAGGTGTTGATTGTAACCTCTGCCCTCTGACAACCCACCCATGGCTCTTCATACTGCCACTGTACAACACAGGAAAACATCACTGtttaaaatgggtaaaaattGTCTTTCTCCATGGAACATATCAACTCAGTTTTAATTGCATTAGAAATGGCAGGAAATTCATCTAGATATATGCAGAGTTTATCTCTGGGTTAAGGAGATTTTACATGAGTTTTGCCTTCTACTatactgatttttattaatttttaaaacaacttctttttcatatatttaaatgattCACAAAAGCACAAAATGTACATTTTAGTGGGGTTCCATattatgttttgatacatgtatacattgcatAATATTTGATATATGGATATATTGCATACTATTTAAATTAGATTAAACATGCTTATACCTGgaacatttaccatttctttatggtgaaaactttcaaaatcctttattCTAGTAACTTGAATGGTGCTGTATGTTATCATTATATGTAGTCACCTACCGTGCaacagcacaccagaacttcttgctcatatctaactgtaacttactATTCATCCCTTCCCTTCACCCCAACTTTCTCTGGCCTCAGGTAAcaactgttttattttcaatttctatgagatcaactcaaaaagattttcttttaaagataaaaatgaagcagTTGTagcatgattttattaaaaaaaaaaaaaagaaaataatagccaATTTCTACAAATAGCAGAATCATCCAAAATAGTGTCACAATATTTTTAAGCTTCTCTTTTGTTCATAGCTTgtgttctaaatattttcagaCTTATAAACAAACTAATAGCAGTGTAGGATACTTAAATCAGCAAGAAAATGAATTACGTTGTCTcgttgttttcttaaaatttgaatttattttatttaatacataaaaacagaaaaattgtaCCTATTTATACAGGtacatgtgatattttgatacaacATATACTTTGTATAATATTGAACAGGGGTACACATGCCAAGCATATGGGAACAATGTTGCAATAGTTGAAATCTGTTAAGACAGgtttagaaaaatggaaaggcaAAGTTTTGCTCTACTTGAGTGCTTTCATGATTAACGAGAGAGAAGAAACACAGATGTTTGCCATGGCCCTTGCTCATGGAAAGCCTACACTTTCTACtgtattcatttctttaatatttgaattttaagcaCTGTTAAAAGTCCCCATGTCAAATGCAAACAAACActcatgtacatacacacaacaaGCGAAGACACATGTGGGAACAGCCCTATTGGCCAATgctgggaaagaggaaaaggctGAACATGAAGCAGATACATGTAAACTACTACCAACAGGGACATCAGACCAGACTATAACTGTATGCTTTTTAGACAAGATCAGTTGGTTTTAAATTTGTGCAAATCTCAATACTCCTACCCTATTGTTATCTGAGTCTTGTTTAGTGCACATACTAGAAATCATTTTCTCTGGCTCTAAAGTTGATCCAGGATGGGCTAAAAAGCTCAGTGGTCAAGTCCAAGTTAATTCCCTAGAGAACCTGTTAATTAAGTACCTACTTggggaaataataaattttaaagaaagttattAGTAGTTTTAAATGGTATGGCTGAAAATACCTCTTGGAGAGACTGAAGGAGAATTTGAAAGTACAGTATGTACACACCTAAACTTCTCTgtcataaaatatgttctttactGTATTGGTTTTACTGTAAGCATGTGATTCGTAATTGAAATCTCTGACTTTGAGGAGGAATGAAGTTTGGAAGGTAGCTATCAGAGCAATCTAGAAGGCTGAATGTGTTGTCAATGAGTGTTTTCCAAAGACCCTCCTCAAGGCCCCCATGACCTCCTTATTCCTCAGGCTATAGATGAGGGGGTTCAGTGCTGGAGTGACAATTGTGTAGAAAACAGAGATGATGTTGTCTTGCTTGGGACTGTGGAAGGAACTGGGCAGGACATACATGAATGTGGCAGCCCCATAGAACATCCCAACCACAGTCAGATGGGAAGAGCACGTGACAAGggctttcttccttccctcttttgagGGCATGTGGAGAACAGTGAAGAGAATTAGTGTATAGGAAGCCAGGATGGCAGCAAGAGGGGGAATCAGGAAGGTTACGCCCATTACATAAACCATAAGCTCATATCTGGAGGTATCTGTACAGGTCAACTTCAGCAAGGGTGGGATCTCACAGAGAAGATGCTTGATCTGTGCTTTGCAGTAGGGATAGTGCATTGTATACACAGTATATCCTAGGGCACTTAGGGAGGCCAGGATCCAGGATGTGGCCACCATGAGCCAGCAGACCCTTGGGCTCATGAAGATCATGTAGTTCAGAGgatgacaaatggccacataccTGTCATAAGCCATGAAGGCCAGTAGGAGGTCCTCTGCACCACCCAGCGTCAGAGCTAGGAACATCTGGAGGGCACAACCCCCAAAGGAGATGCTGTTTTCTCTGCGCAGATAATCCATGAGGGCTTTGGGGGTGACAACGGATGTGAACAGGAGGTCCATGAGAGAGAGCTGCCCCAGCAGGAGGTACATGGGTACGTGGAGCCGGACATCTGTTGTGATGACCAGGAGCAGCAGTCCATTGCTTGCCAGGGCCAACATGTACAGGACAGTGATCGTGGCACAGAGCAGTTCAGGAGCCCCGCTGTCATTCAGAATGCCCACCAAGATGAAGCTGCTTCCCCAGGTAGAGGAGTTCCAGAGCTCCATTGCATGTGATTCCTTTAGTTGCCTAGAACCAGAGGGATTCTCAGTGAGGTTTTGCTAAGATGGACCCAAGTATTGTAATGTCACTTACGTTATTGGGAGAACTAGAAATACAACAGCTGAGGCGCTCCCCAGGAAGATGAGTGTTTGTGTTTGGGACAAACGATGAAGGCAACAAAAGAGCACTATTGCATGTTGTAATTAGTCCCAGTAATTCTCTGCCCTCTCCTGCTTTTGTCCCAGACATTCACTTTCCTTTCTGAAAACCCAGAGCATATGCACTGAATAGAAAAGGCACAGGAACAGTGAGGAAAGCTGCGTGTGGTGCATGGAATCCACTCCCATGAAGAAACCAATAGAGGCCTAAGATTGACAGGAATCAACACTGCGCCCATGGAATGGGACAGAGAAAACCAATTCACAGCATGCAGTTAAAGGTTTAAAAGTGCAATATCCTCTGTCAATCATTTAGCTGTATAAATGTGGCATAAATGtggtaaaatttcattgtttccACTGATGTCTTTGGGGGCTCTCAGTTCttaatagttaaaataaataattgcaacAAGACTATCATCAGTTTTTCAGTGGCCCTTGTGGAAGCATTCTGATATGAGCAAAAATGCCCAGAGGCCAGCAATAGCAAAAGACAGGTTTTGAGAATCCTATGGAAGCAGATACTCAGGCCTGGCCTATAGCAGACTATCAATCCTAACTAGTTCTCTATTCATGTTCAGGAAACCAAAATTACAGAGATTGGGATGAAAAACGAAGCACAAAGCATGAGGGAATCTCGCAGACAGAGTAGTTTATGTTCTTAGGGTCTGTGTGCAACTCAATTTTTGACTCAATTTACTTAGAAGCTATATACTTCCCTGAAAGGGAGACAAAGTCTTTACCTCCAGCTGTGAGAAAACTCCATTCCTAATCTCTCAAACTTCCCTGGAGTTGTCCAAAGGCTGATGATATTCCAGTAGAAAAGGGAGGTAGGATATGACTTTCCTCAGCAGTGTTTGTTGGTTGAATATTTGCTAAGTTGGTTAAGTATCTCAGATATCCCATCGAGATCAGGTGTCAGGGTGCTTCTATTCCCTCCTCTCATCTGCAAATCTTCTGTGAAGATGACAGTGGATACAGACAGCAGCTAACACAGTCTTTGGGTAGTTTCTTGTGGCTTTTCTGCTCTCACACCTGAAAGGAATTAGTAGAAACTCCTAATGTCATACAGGTTTCTGGGCAGGGAGCCCGTCCAGCTGGCGGTATTGTCAGACTGAGTTCTTGGATCCAGATACGCAGGCTCTCCTTTATTCCTGTTGGCATCTGGGAGTGACGATGAAAGCTGTGGGGTTGTGGAGGAACAGATGATAGAAGAGCTGCCCAAAGGAGACAATGTCATGCCAACGGCATTATCCCTCAGGTCAGTAGTGAGCCAGGGCTGTGTCCCAGAGGAGGCTGattctattttcctctctttaCTCTGTCCTACGTCTATTTTCAGAGGGACTTATTTATCCTGGCAGCTCACATGACCTCCCTGAAAATGCTGATCCAGGATATAGGGTGTTAATGATCCTCTTGGGTGTATTTCTTGTACTGGTATTCTGCATTCTTCCCTCATTAAATGACCTCTGAGGCCCTAAGTTTCTATTCAACCCTAAGGGAGACACTGATGACCTACTTCTGTATTTCTGCCTGATTGGACCAGGAAGCAAAGGCTCCCTGTGCTAGAGATTTCCCCCAGAGCATTAGGAGCTTTCCTGGCCTGTGGGATGCCGCTTCCCTTCCTGATGGCCCTCTTCACCTGGACTATTTCCCTTCCCATATGACTGCTCTGTGTGGAGAGTGTAAACATGAGGTCTTCTCTTCATTGACCTCTATACCCATTTGGcttatgtgtgtgcacatgtctTGGTGTTACAGTTGCCTCTTATAGTGATGCTAGAAGAGAATACTCAATTTTCCAAGTATTGAGCATAAGATAAAAAGAGGTCCATAGAGTAATGAAGTTGTAGAGGTCAATATTTCTTAAAGTCTTCTAAATGGTCTCAGAGATAAAAGATTACCCAGTAATTAAACATACTTAGATGACCATGGACTATCAACTGTGGTAGTAGGACAAgggagaaatatattttaaaatgctgaggAAATATAACTTTACACCTAGAATTCCATGTGCAGCTGAACCATCATTAATGAATGATGATGAATTGAAAGCAACAACGAAAAGGATTTTCCTTTAATTACTCCcctcaaaataaatttaggaGTAGGAAAAGTAATGCCAAAGGAATATATACAATGCAGGGAGCAATGGGGAGCTGAAAAATTGAGTTGGTATTGAATTGGGAAGCTTAATACTTTAacaatgataaaaacatttatgatttttcaaaggtaaaaagaaaatgttttccacaaaaacaataacatgggagtggaatttttttcctacatatgGTCAATAAAGGCTAAAGAGGCAGAATATTAACATccataaattcattcatttgaaatgatcattttttttatttttaaataaggtacAGTTTAAATATAGTAAGAttgatctttctttaaaatgttttgaaaagtcTTCATACAGGAGTCTGCCATATGGGCCATTCGgctctaggcttcactctcctgcttaagaaccccaggttgctctgctgtgcaggggctgaagaactctagggagaaggactggctcctgaacacccagaaattgttcaaaaaactggagagacactgctctgaatgaaagcagggagctttaagcagaaagcttccagaggcgcctatcatccgccattttcttgcctctcgcctgtccatcgtcGGCCTTACaactatccatcacccaatgcacgaggttcacctcctgatcgtcagacaacagtcagcaaactgatcttcaactgccagtggagcaccagctgcctgctgttgcctggaagttcactgttacagtacctgcaggatccctcagtccgaccgatcattccctgcctctggggccttcaCATCAACTGATTGCTCCCTGCTGCCAgtacccccagaccaactgactgcgccctatcaccaggaccccagacccactgattgcaactggcctccaggatcccacaaccacaccaaacacacccaacctccaggacccctgcctgaccaactgcatcccgcctccagaaCCCccagctgaccatggccacaccctgagctgcagctccccatttgccaacacatttcaaagccagagccgccatcttggataatcctggaagccatagctccaatctttaggtggggcaaaacccatcctgagaagcctgctggaggcttgaagctcattgtcaggtacctctcatgcatcaggctactgaactctgggaggcttcattactatatgactgttatactgtagattttcttttttctccttattgaaaaaatttaagtttttatttctttattttacttttcttgctctcttttccttttgtttacctgttccctcagagtctctttctcccttttttgcatactaacatccaatttcttttgattacaatctcaccctttctattatctagaacttctgtatattcttttcttatcccattaacagccaaattctacatccctctgcattctctttgtcctccatttgaaactgcagaccttattgcaaatttgtttgttttactgaagataatatttgaactcattctatttattatgacaatgttgttattgtcctcataggggctatttggtctaggattgcatagtgtctgaattgggcactgctaatattgatctccccttaaagaaagggttttggaaacctatagggccactataagcctataggaggaaatctgtaataccccagatctgcactgctagaggggaagatacatgaacaacatgaaaaaacaagggaagaaaatgatccaaacaaatctagattctatattaatagaatccaatgatagtatgttaggagaaatgtcagaaaaggacttcagattatacatgattaagatgatttgtgaagcaaaggatgagttaagagagcaaatgcaggcaatgaatgataataccaataaactgaaagagcaactgcaggaagcaaaagatcatttcaacaaagagatagagattctcaaaaaaaaaaaaaaaaaaaaaaaaaaaagaaatccttgaaatgaaggaaaatataaaccaaataaaaaactcaatggaaagcatcaccaaaagactagaccacttggaagacggaacctcagacaatgaagacaaaataattaatcttgaaaataatgttgcccaaacagagaagatggtaagaattcatgaacagaatctccaagaactatgggacatcatgaaaagaccaaatttaagaattattgggattgaggaaggcacagagatacaaaccaaaggaatgaacaacctattcaatgaaataatatcagaaaatttcccaaacttgaagaatgaaatggaaaatcaaatacaagaggcttacagaacaccaaatgcacaaaatcacaacagatccacaccaaggcacattataatgaaaatgcttaacattcaaaacaaagataggattttgaaggccgcgagagaaaagcatcagattacatatagggggagaccaatacggatagcagccaacttctcaacccagactctgaaagctagaagggcctggaacaacatatttcaagctctgaaagaacatggttgccaaccaagaatcctatacccagcaaaacttaccttcagatttgaaaatgaaataaaattcttccatgataaacaaaagttaaaagaatttacaaatagaaagcctgaggtacaaaatgttctcaacaaaatattccatgaggaggaaatgaaaaacaacaatggaggtcagcaaagggaggaactaccgtagagaaaaaccactcaaaggagacaccaagccaacttaaaaaacaaaaataagccaaatgactgggaatacaaatcatatctcaataataaccctgaatgttaatggcctaaacttatccatcaaaagacatagactggcagattggattaaaaagaaagacccaacaatatgctgcatgcaaaagattcatctcatagaaaaagacatccacagactaaaggtgaaaggatgggaaaaaacccaccatgcacagggactcagtaaaaaagcaggggtttccatcctcatttcagataatgtggacttcaagccaaaattagtcagaagggataaagaaggacatttcatactgcttaagggaaccataaatcaggaagacataatgatagtaaatatttatgccccaaacaatggtgcatccctgtacatcaaacaaatccttcttaatttcaggaaccacatagaccacaacacaataattctgggtgactttaatgcactgctgtcaccactagatagatcttccaaacaaaaaccaaccaaagaaaccatagaactcaataacaca of the Sciurus carolinensis chromosome 11, mSciCar1.2, whole genome shotgun sequence genome contains:
- the LOC124960003 gene encoding olfactory receptor 2AG1-like gives rise to the protein MELWNSSTWGSSFILVGILNDSGAPELLCATITVLYMLALASNGLLLLVITTDVRLHVPMYLLLGQLSLMDLLFTSVVTPKALMDYLRRENSISFGGCALQMFLALTLGGAEDLLLAFMAYDRYVAICHPLNYMIFMSPRVCWLMVATSWILASLSALGYTVYTMHYPYCKAQIKHLLCEIPPLLKLTCTDTSRYELMVYVMGVTFLIPPLAAILASYTLILFTVLHMPSKEGRKKALVTCSSHLTVVGMFYGAATFMYVLPSSFHSPKQDNIISVFYTIVTPALNPLIYSLRNKEVMGALRRVFGKHSLTTHSAF